The following nucleotide sequence is from Fusarium graminearum PH-1 chromosome 1, whole genome shotgun sequence.
TTACGGGGAATGACAAACATGCCCGTATCCTGTCCGGCAAGAAAGATGGCCAAGTAACCGACGAAGCTGAAAATCCCTTCACGGTTCATGCTAATCAGATCGGTCCTGGGCGCTGTAAGGACATACGCCTTCAGACTAGTGGTTTCAAGTAGGACCTGATATGTGACGcccaccaacaacgacagcGCCGCAAATGAAGGAATTAATTTGCGCACTGATTGAAAGATAGCCACAAAAGGGGGCAAGAATCCCAGTGTGAAAAAAAAGTTCCAATGGACGCCGTATTCTGTCACATGTTCTGCGTAATCCAGACCCTTCACACTCAGGAACCGTATGAAGCCCAGGACCAGGAGTGGAATAGAATGGCGCAACGATTGTACGAGACGTGAGGAAAGTGATAAAGCGTTGCCTACAGCGCCAGCGCGACCTGTCGCCTTCTCTCGCAACACGGGACGAGCTGCGACAAGGCCAGCTGAAAAGACGAAGGATCCAACACCAAGGTCCATGAGAGACGTACCCCATgtctcaaccttggcaaagCGTCTGGGAAATAGGCGGAAATCGACAGCAAGGATAGCCACGCAGGTGACAATCAACATGCAGCCACGGAAGTTTGTGAGGAATGGCTTTGTTGAAAGGATATCCAGCTGCCCAGAGCTCTCGTTGGACCGGGCATTGGGAGGtatcttggccttcttttttGGACTTCTAGAACGGGGTGGTAGAGTAAAGACGAGGATGGCGGGGGCAATTAGGAGAAGGTTGAGCAGAAGTGGCGAGTTGGAGTAGAGGGTCACTGAGAGGAGGATTGCGCCAACAttgaggaggaagtcgaCGGCGAAAGCCAACGCTGTGTATGGTTCAAAGAAGGACTGGCGGGCTTGGAGGACGGACCAAAGTAGAATAGCTACCTGCAACGGATCAAATTTAGCAACTCTTCATGGGCGGCTGGGTGTGGGCTGGTGTTGGGTTTGGAGTTTGAGTTGGAGGGGAACAAACAGCTGCAACGGATGTGACATAGTTGATTTCTGCGACAGAGCCACCGGAAAGGTTGGACACGAAGTCCTCCTTTTGCTGCTTGTAGCTGGCAGTATCAGGCATGGCTGGTGACGAAGTGGTTGGGAATAGGTTTTAGCGCATAGCTGGAGAGAATGTGAAGAGCAAGTTTTGAGGACAAAGAAGCGACACCTGTCAAGTTGACAAGTAATGCGAAAGGGAGCTCAGCCGTGTTCGTGATGTGATGCCAGGTTGTAAGTAGGATACTGTGATGGAGGGGCCCGAGGCTAAGGAACGGTACGGGTAGGCCCAGACCCAGGAGCTTTGGCCAATCAGTACCTAGATAAGACGTTACAGAAGACGGTGTCACGTGCATCCTCACAACCTTCTAATCTCACTTACACAGTCCCaaaccttcaacaactcaaacCCTTGATGGCAAACATGATATCCCTGCTTGATTCCGACATATCAAACATTTCGTCCAGCGCCTCGTTCAGGCCGTCGGGTTGGAAGGACCAACTAAAAGCGGGCTCTGTTCCGCGGTCGCAGACATGATATGTCGGCACCAATTGCCTAGAGCAAGCCGcatttctttgttctcttgcGCCAGCAAACACACACTTTTGTCATGTCAAAGATGACCGTCAGCGCCAACTGGCTCACTCCTTTGTGACGGAAAACTCTGAAGTCAGAGTATGTTGGGGCAAGTGTGCATCACGCATGTCATCCTTACTCTAAGAAAAAGCGCCATCTCATTCTGATTTAATGAGGTGGTCATCAGCTATAGGGGGGCATGGCTAGTTCTAATACATCATTCCATCCGTCCTTTTACTCTCGCCGTATGCCCGCTCCATATAGTTCTGACTCTTCTTCGTACTTTCTTCTTGATTGCCTACTACTCATCACTTGTTCAATATCTTTGTAAAGGTACATCACCTTCGCCTTCGCAGCAACCATGACGACGGCCACAGCTGAAGCACGGTCACGTCCAGCTATTGAACCCATACTAACTACTGGTCTTGATCTGAATGTTCGCTCCCTGCGATCACGCATTGTACAAAAGAGCCCTTCTTGGACCCCTTCGCCTCTTTCACCACGCAGCCTCCCTATCCCACGGGTTCGACTCGCGAGAGATGATGATACGGCGCAAGACGATGGgatggatgttgatcaaCTAGAGAACCCAAAGC
It contains:
- a CDS encoding GPI-anchored wall transfer protein 1; the encoded protein is MPDTASYKQQKEDFVSNLSGGSVAEINYVTSVAAVAILLWSVLQARQSFFEPYTALAFAVDFLLNVGAILLSVTLYSNSPLLLNLLLIAPAILVFTLPPRSRSPKKKAKIPPNARSNESSGQLDILSTKPFLTNFRGCMLIVTCVAILAVDFRLFPRRFAKVETWGTSLMDLGVGSFVFSAGLVAARPVLREKATGRAGAVGNALSLSSRLVQSLRHSIPLLVLGFIRFLSVKGLDYAEHVTEYGVHWNFFFTLGFLPPFVAIFQSVRKLIPSFAALSLLVGVTYQVLLETTSLKAYVLTAPRTDLISMNREGIFSFVGYLAIFLAGQDTGMFVIPRNLVPKSTASPGAQRNKLLKITAVWGGVWTGLYVLSTNYHYGFGLAVSRRMANLPYVLWVVAFNTIQLLGFAVIDTIFFPAFYNAQDAKTEKEAYTHATSRVMRAYNRNGLAVFLLANLLTGLVNMTVNTLDATPIATMGILVVYSAALTGVAVALDAYNISIKL